A portion of the Parasedimentitalea marina genome contains these proteins:
- a CDS encoding M48 family metallopeptidase, protein MPLHQITYGDYIIPYQINPDPKRSARIAIHVDPDGSVTVDAPPEFDPATVHIAVQKRARWVVGHVGEALTRFAHVRPREYVSGEQVIYLGRRYVLKVIPTNEKPRPVRLKGNRLEVETRSDDPDDIKGRVRAWYRVKARDYFVKRITSAAGQLPWIDDVPQFRLMEMAKQWGSCSPDGYIVLNPHLIKAPRECIEYVILHELAHLKHHDHGAEFWMLVDRHYPQWQKAKTELDTLVEVLMVE, encoded by the coding sequence ATGCCACTCCATCAGATCACCTATGGTGATTACATAATTCCATACCAGATTAATCCCGACCCGAAACGTAGTGCCCGAATAGCAATTCACGTCGATCCTGATGGTTCGGTCACTGTCGATGCGCCACCAGAGTTCGATCCAGCTACAGTCCACATAGCGGTCCAGAAACGTGCCCGGTGGGTGGTTGGCCATGTTGGTGAGGCATTGACCCGTTTCGCTCATGTACGGCCTCGAGAATACGTGTCTGGTGAACAAGTGATCTATCTGGGGCGTCGGTATGTATTGAAAGTGATACCAACGAATGAAAAGCCTAGGCCGGTAAGGCTGAAGGGTAACCGGTTGGAAGTTGAAACCCGGTCTGATGATCCCGATGACATTAAAGGCCGAGTACGAGCTTGGTATCGAGTGAAGGCCCGGGATTATTTTGTGAAGAGAATAACCAGTGCCGCTGGTCAGCTACCGTGGATTGATGACGTTCCGCAGTTCAGGTTGATGGAAATGGCCAAGCAATGGGGCAGTTGCTCACCGGATGGTTACATCGTCCTAAACCCACATTTGATCAAAGCGCCACGTGAGTGCATCGAGTACGTGATCCTGCATGAGTTGGCCCACCTAAAACACCATGATCATGGTGCAGAATTTTGGATGTTAGTCGATAGGCATTACCCCCAATGGCAAAAGGCTAAAACGGAGTTGGATACTTTGGTTGAGGTCTTGATGGTGGAGTAA
- a CDS encoding type I restriction endonuclease subunit R, whose translation MRDTPDTREEAAAKVPALHVMMVMGWAYLPPAKALGMRGSERGVLLVPVLRAWLQKHRFSYKGQTYPLSTAGIDAVIREVTSTGLSEGLVPANRAIYMHLTKGVTVTEFVDGHKTSVTVPLVDWVDTANNAFHVTEEMSVERPAGKGTFRPDIVGFVNGLPLTVIESKRPISSTKDKAMVEEGISQHLRNQMTDGIQDLYAYSQLLLSISASDGRYATTNTPKKFWSIWREEELSDAQMATIRNTPLPDAHKDALFADRAPSERDGYETLHSAPVALTEQDRLIIGLLRPDRLLDMTHRFIFFDQKTGKLVARYQQVQGTKAIVDQVSQQKPDGSREGGVIWHTTGSGKSNLMVLLTKALLLEPQLADFRIIIVTDRVDLEKQLAGTFLTGGAFGSAVATKKDGEKAKVQSGRDLAERIGQGNDRIIFTLLQKFNSATKLPECHNPSDKLLVLVDEGHRSQGGENHERMRKALPNAAFVAFTGTPLLKEDKTRNKFGPILHAYTMQRAVEDGAVTPLVYEERKPVVDINDKAIDAWFDKITAGLSDKQKADLKAKYSTRGQIYGAANRIDLIAWDIAEHFNTNFKSLDLGLKGQLATDSKLSAIRYKKALDATGLVTSAVVISAPDTREGHEDTDETKLPEVQAWWKANVGADEEGYLTNLIDGFGTDGDPDILIVVDKLLTGFDEPRNAVLYIDKHLKSHNLLQAIARVNRLHEAKQHGFLIDYRGILAELDTSIKDYQDLAEQTQAGFEIEDLAGTVANVSTEYKRLPSLHDGLWAIFTDVKNKADMEQYRQVLIPSFRQDDHGAAIDDHQKIREDFYEALTTFGMCLKLALSSRAFFEDGSFDEGTIKKYKNDLKFFTQLRAQAKQDAQETVDFTVYEEQIRRLVDKQVVGQEIIDPEGVILVGSLGEGDDPDNWSDEKTRSEADVIKTRMRKTIEQDLIDDPHAQKIFSDMLKEAIAGAEALFGHPNKQYTLFKDLEEMVAKRATPGVPDRFADRPRAQAYFGAFLDQLDDQTSHHSEDSLVDEAYWIDDTVNNAVQSHSINPTNIETEIRKTMLPRYFSFFGGLDHANDMIERVISIVRSGAAKGER comes from the coding sequence ATGCGTGACACGCCCGATACCCGCGAAGAAGCCGCCGCCAAAGTACCAGCACTGCATGTGATGATGGTGATGGGCTGGGCCTATTTGCCACCTGCCAAGGCGCTGGGCATGCGGGGATCAGAACGGGGTGTACTGCTGGTGCCGGTATTGCGCGCATGGTTGCAAAAGCACAGGTTCAGCTACAAGGGCCAGACCTACCCACTGTCCACTGCCGGTATCGATGCGGTGATCCGTGAGGTCACGTCTACTGGGTTAAGCGAAGGATTGGTTCCAGCAAACCGGGCGATCTATATGCATCTGACCAAAGGTGTTACCGTCACTGAATTTGTCGATGGTCACAAAACATCGGTCACCGTGCCACTGGTTGATTGGGTAGATACCGCCAACAACGCATTTCATGTAACCGAAGAAATGTCGGTTGAACGCCCTGCTGGCAAAGGCACATTCCGCCCAGACATTGTTGGATTTGTGAACGGTCTACCCCTAACGGTGATCGAATCCAAACGCCCGATATCATCGACCAAGGACAAAGCCATGGTTGAAGAGGGTATCAGCCAGCATTTACGCAATCAGATGACGGACGGCATCCAAGACCTCTACGCCTATTCGCAACTGTTGCTATCAATCTCAGCATCTGATGGGCGCTATGCCACGACGAATACACCGAAAAAGTTCTGGTCGATCTGGCGTGAAGAAGAGCTATCCGATGCGCAGATGGCCACCATACGCAATACACCGCTGCCAGACGCCCATAAGGACGCCCTGTTTGCCGATAGGGCACCCAGTGAGCGAGATGGCTATGAAACGCTCCACAGCGCCCCTGTGGCGCTGACAGAGCAGGATAGGTTGATCATCGGACTGCTGCGGCCGGATCGATTGTTGGATATGACCCACCGGTTCATATTCTTTGACCAGAAAACTGGTAAACTGGTGGCCCGGTATCAGCAGGTGCAGGGCACCAAAGCGATTGTTGACCAGGTATCGCAACAAAAGCCGGATGGTAGCCGTGAAGGAGGTGTCATCTGGCACACCACTGGCTCCGGAAAATCAAATTTGATGGTGCTGCTGACCAAGGCGCTGTTGCTGGAACCGCAATTGGCGGATTTTCGGATCATCATCGTGACGGATCGTGTGGACTTGGAAAAACAACTGGCAGGGACATTCCTGACCGGTGGTGCATTCGGCTCGGCGGTTGCGACCAAGAAAGATGGTGAAAAAGCCAAGGTGCAGTCAGGTCGTGATTTGGCTGAACGGATTGGGCAGGGCAATGACCGGATCATCTTTACCCTGCTGCAGAAATTCAATTCAGCCACCAAGTTACCAGAGTGCCACAACCCATCGGACAAACTGCTGGTGCTGGTCGATGAGGGCCATCGATCCCAAGGCGGTGAAAACCATGAACGAATGCGCAAGGCATTGCCCAACGCAGCATTTGTGGCATTCACCGGTACACCACTGCTGAAGGAAGATAAGACCCGTAATAAATTTGGCCCAATCCTGCATGCCTATACGATGCAACGTGCTGTTGAGGATGGCGCAGTCACACCACTCGTTTATGAAGAACGAAAACCGGTGGTTGATATCAACGACAAAGCCATCGACGCATGGTTTGATAAAATTACTGCTGGGTTAAGCGATAAGCAAAAAGCAGATCTGAAGGCAAAGTACTCCACCCGTGGCCAGATCTATGGTGCAGCCAACCGGATCGATTTGATTGCTTGGGATATTGCCGAACACTTCAACACCAATTTCAAATCGCTTGATCTTGGCCTGAAGGGGCAGTTGGCCACCGATAGCAAACTCTCAGCCATCCGCTACAAAAAAGCGCTGGATGCAACCGGTTTGGTGACCAGTGCAGTTGTGATCTCGGCACCGGATACCCGTGAGGGCCATGAAGATACCGATGAGACCAAATTGCCCGAAGTGCAGGCATGGTGGAAAGCAAATGTTGGTGCTGATGAAGAAGGCTATCTAACCAATCTTATCGATGGATTTGGTACTGATGGTGATCCGGATATCCTGATTGTCGTGGATAAATTGCTCACTGGATTTGATGAACCCAGAAACGCCGTTTTGTATATCGATAAGCATCTGAAGAGCCACAACCTGCTGCAGGCCATCGCACGTGTGAACCGACTGCATGAAGCAAAACAGCATGGGTTCTTGATCGATTACCGTGGTATTCTTGCTGAACTTGATACCTCCATCAAAGACTACCAAGATCTTGCTGAGCAAACGCAGGCCGGGTTCGAGATCGAAGATCTGGCCGGAACCGTTGCCAATGTATCCACCGAGTATAAGCGCCTTCCATCGCTGCATGATGGGCTGTGGGCGATATTTACGGATGTAAAAAATAAGGCAGACATGGAGCAGTACCGTCAGGTGTTGATTCCTTCGTTCCGGCAGGATGATCACGGTGCTGCCATAGACGACCATCAGAAGATCCGGGAGGACTTCTACGAAGCTCTGACGACCTTTGGTATGTGCTTGAAGTTAGCACTATCATCACGTGCGTTTTTCGAAGATGGATCGTTCGATGAAGGGACCATCAAGAAGTATAAGAATGATCTTAAGTTCTTTACCCAGCTACGTGCACAGGCCAAACAAGATGCCCAAGAAACGGTGGATTTCACTGTTTATGAAGAACAGATTAGACGGCTGGTAGACAAGCAAGTTGTCGGTCAGGAAATCATTGATCCGGAAGGTGTGATCCTAGTTGGATCATTGGGCGAAGGCGATGATCCGGATAACTGGTCAGATGAGAAAACCCGATCAGAGGCCGACGTTATTAAAACACGTATGAGGAAAACCATTGAACAAGATCTGATCGATGATCCCCATGCTCAGAAAATTTTTTCGGATATGTTGAAGGAAGCAATAGCTGGTGCCGAAGCACTATTTGGTCACCCCAACAAACAGTATACATTGTTCAAGGACCTTGAAGAAATGGTCGCCAAGCGTGCCACACCCGGTGTGCCGGATCGATTTGCTGATCGCCCCCGTGCTCAGGCATACTTTGGAGCATTTCTCGACCAGTTGGATGACCAAACTTCGCATCACTCGGAAGACAGCTTGGTTGACGAAGCATACTGGATCGATGACACGGTGAATAACGCAGTGCAATCACACTCTATCAATCCGACCAATATCGAAACGGAAATCCGAAAGACAATGTTGCCGCGTTATTTCAGCTTTTTTGGTGGCCTAGACCATGCCAATGATATGATTGAGCGTGTGATCAGCATCGTACGTTCGGGTGCAGCCAAGGGTGAGCGTTGA
- a CDS encoding ATP-binding cassette domain-containing protein — translation MKSAKQCRADGDTPLVELKDICVSFGGIHAVDHVSVDLHPGEVVGLLGHNGAGKSTLIKVLSGAYQMDSGEIRINGDKAVITNPRDARTYNVETIYQTLALADNLDAASNLFLGRELTTPVGLVDDAAMEAECRKIMGGLNPNFRKFSEPVSALSGGQRQSVAIARAVYFNAKILIMDEPTAALGPQETQMVAELIQKLKAQGIGIFLIDHDVHAVMELCDRASVMKNGQLVGTVNIDEVTDDDLLSMIILGKKPGQAAA, via the coding sequence ATGAAAAGTGCGAAACAATGCCGTGCCGATGGGGATACGCCGCTGGTCGAGCTAAAAGACATCTGTGTGTCTTTTGGCGGTATCCATGCGGTCGACCATGTCAGCGTTGATCTGCATCCGGGTGAAGTTGTTGGCCTGCTGGGCCACAACGGCGCTGGGAAATCGACGCTGATCAAGGTTTTGTCTGGTGCCTATCAGATGGACAGCGGCGAGATCCGCATCAACGGCGACAAGGCAGTGATCACCAACCCACGGGATGCGCGGACATATAACGTCGAGACCATCTACCAGACGCTGGCGCTGGCTGACAATCTTGATGCCGCCTCGAACCTGTTTTTAGGCCGGGAATTGACCACTCCGGTTGGACTGGTTGATGATGCCGCGATGGAGGCCGAGTGTCGCAAGATCATGGGTGGTTTGAACCCGAACTTCCGCAAATTTTCAGAACCGGTCAGTGCCCTGTCCGGTGGTCAGCGGCAGTCGGTCGCCATCGCGCGGGCGGTCTATTTCAATGCCAAGATCCTGATCATGGACGAACCAACCGCCGCACTGGGGCCGCAAGAGACCCAAATGGTGGCCGAATTGATCCAGAAGCTAAAGGCGCAGGGCATCGGGATCTTCCTGATCGACCACGACGTTCACGCGGTGATGGAACTGTGCGATAGGGCCAGTGTGATGAAAAACGGCCAACTGGTTGGGACCGTTAATATTGATGAGGTCACAGATGATGATCTATTGTCGATGATCATTCTGGGCAAGAAACCTGGTCAGGCAGCGGCCTAA
- a CDS encoding type I restriction-modification system subunit M, with product MNTITQTEINKAAWSVCDTFRGVVDPSIYKDYVLTMLFLKYVSDVWKDHKAGYEEQYPDNPDLVIAMMKQESFVLPEGASFDALHARRHEAGNGERIDKALHAVEESNGDKLRDVFQDISFNSNKLGDEEQKNDILRHVMEDFAKSALDLRPSRVGNLDIIGGAYEYLISRFAATAGKKAGEFYTPAEVSDLMARLVHPQAGDDICDPTCGSASLLMKCGRQVRKATGTKRYALFGQEAIGSTWALAKMNLFLHGETNHQIEWGDTIRNPKLRTSDDMLRHFDVVVANPPFSLDKWGIEAAETDKFARFRRGTPPKTKGDYAFILHMIETLKPRTGRMAVVVPHGVLFRGSSEGKIRQKLIEENLLDVVIGLPEKLFFGTGIPAAILMFNKSKTDDSVLFVDASREFEPGTNQNALTEAQLDKITATVTARETIDKYAYHATLDEIKENDFNLNIPRYVDTFEEEAEIDLMAVRAERQALQSEMSELESRMDAYLKELGYGA from the coding sequence ATGAACACAATCACCCAGACCGAGATCAACAAGGCCGCTTGGTCTGTTTGTGACACCTTCCGTGGTGTGGTCGATCCGTCGATCTACAAGGATTACGTCCTGACTATGCTGTTCTTGAAATATGTCAGTGACGTATGGAAGGATCATAAGGCTGGCTATGAAGAGCAGTACCCGGATAATCCGGATCTGGTCATTGCCATGATGAAGCAGGAAAGCTTTGTATTGCCCGAAGGTGCATCCTTTGATGCCCTGCATGCCCGTCGCCATGAAGCTGGTAATGGTGAACGTATCGACAAGGCTCTGCATGCCGTCGAAGAATCCAACGGTGATAAGCTCCGGGATGTGTTCCAAGACATCAGCTTCAATTCCAACAAACTTGGTGATGAAGAACAGAAAAACGATATCCTGCGCCATGTGATGGAGGACTTTGCCAAATCAGCACTCGATCTACGGCCATCCCGTGTTGGCAATCTTGATATCATCGGTGGGGCATATGAATACCTGATCTCGCGGTTTGCTGCCACTGCGGGCAAAAAAGCGGGTGAGTTCTATACCCCTGCTGAAGTGTCCGACCTGATGGCCCGTCTGGTCCATCCACAGGCCGGTGACGACATCTGTGACCCCACATGTGGCTCTGCATCGCTACTGATGAAATGTGGGCGTCAGGTGCGTAAAGCTACCGGTACCAAGCGGTACGCGTTATTTGGTCAAGAAGCGATTGGCTCGACTTGGGCACTAGCGAAAATGAACCTGTTCCTGCACGGTGAAACCAATCATCAAATCGAGTGGGGCGATACCATTCGCAATCCGAAATTGCGCACCAGTGATGACATGCTGCGGCACTTTGATGTGGTGGTGGCCAATCCGCCGTTCAGTCTGGACAAATGGGGTATTGAAGCTGCCGAGACGGATAAATTCGCCCGGTTCCGTCGGGGTACACCACCCAAAACCAAGGGTGATTATGCATTCATCCTGCATATGATCGAAACGCTGAAACCGCGCACCGGTCGTATGGCGGTGGTGGTACCGCACGGGGTGCTGTTCAGGGGATCGTCTGAAGGAAAAATTCGCCAAAAACTGATCGAAGAAAACCTTCTGGATGTGGTGATTGGCCTGCCGGAAAAACTGTTTTTTGGCACCGGTATCCCAGCGGCTATCCTGATGTTCAACAAATCCAAAACGGATGACAGCGTGCTGTTTGTCGATGCATCTCGTGAGTTCGAACCGGGCACCAACCAGAACGCCCTGACCGAGGCACAACTGGATAAGATCACCGCCACGGTCACCGCACGGGAAACCATCGACAAATATGCCTATCACGCCACATTGGATGAAATCAAAGAGAATGATTTCAACCTCAATATCCCCCGATATGTGGATACCTTTGAGGAAGAGGCTGAGATTGATCTGATGGCAGTGCGGGCTGAACGCCAGGCATTGCAATCAGAAATGAGTGAATTGGAATCCCGTATGGACGCCTACCTGAAGGAGTTGGGTTATGGTGCCTGA
- a CDS encoding site-specific integrase produces MIEAKRHELAQFEGQLVHHGADPNLIDAGTGQLKVVSSPREIIAKPSPIKVSLTELSETFLSNPNKIRAEKTKASIRGYLNVVFSILGDDTPPDRITESDCEHVRDLIAQLPPNFKKLAALKDRPVDEMVRIERQKNMAYLSPTGVNNYLKFLLSFLSWCHRKGKIDRMPTAFSEIKVADPVRKEDKRLPFSNDQLATIFHSEVFLDEKRDDCMFWVPLIALWNGMRSNEICQLDTVDVKMVDGIWGFDVTYISSSGDDDKHLKTGSSIRMIPIHPRLIEFGFIDFHKSRPKNQKLFGDITRGHDGYYSTTFSKRANRYLKSIGTHGPRHKFHSFRHTFRDALRRGRVDREIGKALGGWQRGNTDAFDIYGSGYPLDELYAEIRLVDYSNVEWSHLVITG; encoded by the coding sequence TTGATAGAAGCTAAGCGACACGAACTGGCTCAATTTGAAGGCCAATTGGTTCATCATGGTGCCGACCCGAATCTCATCGATGCTGGGACAGGTCAATTGAAAGTTGTCTCATCACCGCGTGAGATAATCGCAAAACCAAGCCCAATAAAAGTTAGTCTGACGGAATTATCAGAAACGTTCCTTTCCAACCCAAACAAAATTAGGGCTGAAAAAACTAAAGCATCTATTCGTGGATACTTGAATGTGGTGTTCAGCATACTTGGTGATGACACACCGCCGGATCGCATTACTGAATCTGATTGTGAACATGTCAGAGATTTGATTGCTCAGCTTCCACCCAATTTCAAAAAACTGGCTGCGCTCAAAGACCGACCAGTCGATGAAATGGTTCGCATTGAACGCCAGAAAAACATGGCGTACCTGTCCCCAACCGGCGTCAACAACTATCTGAAATTTCTCCTGTCATTTCTATCGTGGTGTCATCGCAAGGGTAAGATTGATCGAATGCCAACAGCCTTTTCTGAAATCAAGGTGGCTGACCCCGTTCGCAAGGAAGACAAGCGCCTACCATTTTCAAATGATCAGTTGGCCACCATATTCCACAGTGAAGTTTTTCTTGACGAAAAAAGAGACGATTGCATGTTTTGGGTGCCACTCATCGCCCTGTGGAATGGCATGCGTTCAAACGAAATCTGCCAGCTTGATACTGTTGACGTAAAGATGGTCGATGGAATTTGGGGATTTGATGTAACGTATATTAGTTCATCAGGTGATGACGACAAGCACCTCAAAACAGGTAGTTCGATCCGGATGATCCCAATCCATCCACGTCTCATAGAATTCGGTTTTATCGATTTTCACAAATCACGACCCAAGAACCAGAAGCTGTTTGGAGATATCACACGAGGGCATGATGGGTATTACTCAACTACTTTTAGCAAACGTGCCAATCGATATCTAAAATCCATTGGCACTCATGGCCCCAGACACAAATTTCATTCATTTAGGCATACGTTTCGTGATGCACTTCGCCGTGGACGGGTGGATCGAGAAATTGGGAAGGCGTTGGGCGGCTGGCAACGGGGCAATACCGACGCGTTCGATATCTATGGCAGTGGTTATCCACTGGATGAACTGTACGCAGAAATACGGCTTGTGGATTATTCAAACGTTGAATGGTCACATCTAGTTATCACTGGATAA
- a CDS encoding recombinase family protein, with the protein MKTILYVRTSTAEQTIEHQETQAIDAGYQIDQVISDFAVSGVTVRFAERPQAPRLFDMLRPGDVLIVRWVDRLGRDYDDVTNTIRTFMSMGVVIRTIINGFVFDGASTDPVQKAIRDSLIAFMAATAQAQSEATKSAQLAGIKHALQSDSAGHKYKGKKPSYTREIYVGVQSMLGLNSGTVSDVAREFGLSRQVVLRIRDTPDAAERALTRWGM; encoded by the coding sequence TTGAAAACGATCTTGTATGTACGCACTTCCACTGCCGAACAAACAATCGAACATCAGGAGACACAGGCCATTGATGCTGGCTACCAAATTGATCAGGTGATTTCTGATTTTGCGGTTAGTGGCGTTACTGTACGTTTTGCAGAACGGCCACAGGCACCAAGGCTATTCGACATGCTGCGCCCGGGCGATGTCTTGATTGTACGATGGGTAGATCGACTTGGCCGGGATTACGATGATGTGACCAACACTATTCGTACATTCATGTCTATGGGCGTAGTCATCCGCACAATCATCAATGGGTTTGTGTTTGATGGTGCATCCACTGACCCAGTACAAAAGGCAATACGTGATAGCCTGATCGCCTTCATGGCTGCTACTGCACAAGCCCAGTCAGAGGCTACCAAGTCGGCCCAATTGGCGGGTATCAAGCACGCCCTGCAATCAGATAGTGCCGGGCATAAGTATAAAGGCAAGAAGCCCAGCTACACACGAGAAATCTATGTTGGCGTTCAATCGATGTTAGGGTTGAACTCAGGCACGGTTAGTGATGTTGCCCGTGAATTTGGACTGTCTCGCCAAGTCGTCCTCCGCATTAGGGACACACCGGACGCCGCAGAGCGAGCATTGACCCGGTGGGGGATGTGA
- a CDS encoding restriction endonuclease subunit S, whose product MVPDGWELGQVSDVCRFQNGYGFTPPVWDTHGLPIIRIQNLNGSKNFNYFSGEPNPKWIVKPGQMLFAWAGTKGASFGPTIWQGETGVLNQHIFKVFDADGVDHTWLYLLLRHVTDRIETKAHGFKTTLVHVKKADIENQPIHIPPLPEQKKIAEILSTWDRAIEVAEAQLDCVRIQKRALMQQLLTGKRRFPEFAGQEWKEVRLGELADVERGKFSARPRNDPQFYGGEHPFVQTGDVSRSSLFLASHSQTLNDLGLSVSRMFPSGTILMTIAANIGDVALSKYPVACPDSVVGITAKSGVADPMWLLHMLEMEKEGLDRSAPKLAQKNINLARLRPLPISTPSLSEQIKIGSVLFACEGEIDAMDKFTQKLRTEKKALMQKLLTGKRRVTV is encoded by the coding sequence ATGGTGCCTGATGGGTGGGAGCTTGGGCAAGTCTCTGATGTCTGTCGTTTCCAAAATGGTTATGGCTTTACGCCCCCAGTATGGGACACACACGGACTGCCGATCATTCGAATTCAAAACTTAAACGGTAGCAAAAATTTCAATTACTTTTCTGGTGAACCTAACCCAAAGTGGATCGTCAAGCCCGGTCAAATGCTATTCGCATGGGCTGGTACCAAGGGAGCGTCCTTTGGGCCAACAATCTGGCAAGGCGAAACCGGTGTATTGAACCAACACATCTTCAAAGTGTTCGACGCAGACGGCGTAGATCACACTTGGCTATACTTGCTTTTGAGGCATGTTACAGACCGGATCGAGACTAAAGCGCATGGCTTCAAGACGACTTTGGTACATGTCAAAAAAGCAGACATTGAAAACCAGCCAATCCATATCCCCCCACTACCCGAACAAAAGAAAATCGCTGAAATCCTGTCCACCTGGGATCGAGCGATAGAGGTGGCCGAGGCGCAGTTAGACTGCGTCCGCATTCAAAAACGCGCCCTCATGCAGCAACTGCTCACCGGCAAACGCCGATTCCCTGAGTTTGCGGGGCAAGAGTGGAAAGAGGTGCGGTTAGGGGAGCTTGCAGATGTTGAGCGTGGAAAGTTTTCGGCTCGCCCCCGCAACGATCCGCAATTTTATGGCGGTGAACATCCATTTGTGCAAACCGGCGATGTATCTCGGTCATCGTTATTCTTGGCGTCTCATAGCCAAACCTTGAATGATCTTGGCCTCAGTGTGAGTCGAATGTTTCCATCAGGGACAATTTTGATGACAATCGCCGCGAACATTGGCGACGTAGCCTTGTCCAAATACCCTGTAGCATGTCCAGACAGCGTTGTTGGGATCACAGCCAAGTCAGGGGTGGCTGATCCTATGTGGCTGCTTCACATGTTGGAAATGGAAAAAGAAGGGCTAGATCGTTCAGCACCGAAATTAGCTCAAAAGAATATTAATCTAGCACGGCTGCGACCCTTACCTATCTCAACTCCAAGCCTCAGTGAGCAAATCAAAATTGGTAGTGTTCTATTTGCCTGCGAAGGTGAGATCGACGCTATGGACAAGTTTACCCAAAAACTCCGCACCGAGAAAAAAGCCCTAATGCAGAAGCTGCTCACCGGTAAGCGACGGGTCACAGTCTGA
- a CDS encoding sugar ABC transporter permease produces the protein MTETTSQPIPSQPKRSLFQQLELDVRLLGMIGAFVILCIGFNILTDGRFLSPRNLFNLTIQTVSVAIMATGMVFVIVMRHIDLSVGGILAVSSAVMALVQTKFLPTYLGLGFDNPLTWVIAIAIGLSVGTLIGAFQGWLIGYQSVPAFIVTLGGFLIWRNYGWLFTSGQTIGPLDKNFLVLGGVSGTMGEATSWAIGIVAVAVSLWALTTSRRGRIQHGFPAKPAWAEGVVMGLVTCAILGFVWILNSYDVPTRKLERIFEAKGEVMPEGLEVGYGLPISVLILIVTAIVMTLVARRTRLGRYIFATGGNPDAAELSGINTRLLTVKVFAIMGFLCALSAVVASARLQNHTNDIGTLDELRVIAAAVIGGTALAGGAGTIYGAILGALVMQSLQSGMAMVGVDAPLQNIVVGSVLVLAVWLDIQYRKRMGAKL, from the coding sequence ATGACCGAAACCACGTCTCAGCCGATCCCGTCCCAACCAAAACGCAGCCTGTTCCAGCAACTGGAACTGGACGTGCGGCTATTGGGCATGATCGGCGCTTTTGTAATTCTTTGTATCGGGTTCAATATTCTGACGGATGGCCGCTTTTTAAGTCCGCGGAACCTGTTCAACCTGACGATCCAAACGGTATCCGTTGCGATCATGGCGACCGGCATGGTGTTTGTCATCGTGATGCGCCACATTGATCTGTCGGTTGGTGGTATACTTGCCGTTAGCTCGGCCGTTATGGCATTGGTGCAAACAAAATTCCTGCCGACCTATCTGGGTCTTGGATTTGACAATCCTTTGACTTGGGTCATTGCCATTGCAATCGGGCTAAGCGTCGGAACGTTGATCGGCGCCTTTCAGGGCTGGCTTATCGGGTATCAAAGTGTGCCGGCCTTTATCGTGACCCTTGGTGGGTTCCTGATCTGGAGAAACTACGGTTGGCTGTTCACTTCGGGGCAAACGATTGGTCCGCTTGATAAGAACTTCCTTGTCCTTGGAGGGGTAAGTGGCACCATGGGTGAGGCGACAAGTTGGGCCATAGGCATTGTGGCTGTCGCGGTGTCCCTATGGGCCCTGACCACGTCTCGCCGTGGACGTATTCAGCATGGGTTCCCTGCCAAACCCGCCTGGGCCGAAGGCGTTGTCATGGGACTAGTGACCTGTGCGATCCTCGGTTTCGTCTGGATTTTGAATTCCTACGACGTCCCGACCCGCAAGCTGGAGCGTATATTTGAAGCCAAAGGCGAGGTGATGCCCGAGGGGCTGGAAGTCGGTTATGGTCTGCCAATCTCGGTTCTGATCCTGATTGTGACAGCCATTGTCATGACCCTTGTGGCGCGGCGGACCCGGTTGGGCCGCTATATCTTCGCAACGGGTGGCAACCCGGACGCTGCTGAACTGTCGGGGATCAACACACGCCTTCTGACGGTAAAAGTCTTTGCGATCATGGGGTTCCTTTGTGCCTTGTCCGCAGTTGTTGCCTCGGCCCGGTTGCAGAACCACACCAATGACATCGGAACCCTGGACGAGTTGCGGGTGATTGCCGCTGCCGTTATCGGCGGCACAGCTTTGGCTGGTGGGGCAGGGACGATCTATGGCGCGATCCTCGGCGCCCTGGTCATGCAAAGCCTGCAGTCCGGAATGGCGATGGTCGGCGTTGACGCGCCGCTGCAAAACATCGTGGTCGGTTCGGTTCTGGTTCTGGCCGTCTGGCTGGACATTCAATATCGCAAGCGTATGGGAGCAAAACTATGA